TATCGAGGTCATTGTACGACAGATGCTGAGGCGTGTTCGGGTCACCGATCCGGGAGATACAACCTTCCTCGATGATGAACATGTTGAGAAGTGGATTTTTGAGGAAGAAAATGAAAAGGTCAGGAAAAGTGGAGGAACTCCAGCGGTGGCTGAATCTCTCCTCTTGGGGATCACAAAGGCCTCACTCTCCACAGAGAGTTTTATCTCGGCAGCTTCATTCCAGGAAACGACTCGAGTTCTGACAGAGGCAGCTATTTCCGGGAAGACCGATGTCCTGAGAGGACTGAAGGAGAACGTAATAATGGGCCGGTTGATCCCGGCTGGTGTTGGTTTGGCTCGTTATAAAAATTTGAAGATTGAGGTTAAGGAAAAAGAAGAGGTAACGGAGGGGGCTCAACCAAGAGCCTCTGTCGGGTGATTTATGCCAACAATTAATCAGCTCGTTCGATTCGAGCGCCAAAAAGTTGAAAAGAAAACAGGGGCCCCAGCCTTGATGCAGTCGCCTCAGAGACGAGGGGTTTGTGTTCGTGTTTACACGACGACACCCAAAAAGCCTAATTCGGCTCTTCGGAAGGTTGCCCGTGTCCGTTTGACGAATGGGATGGAGGTGAGCGCTTATATTCCTGGAGAGGGGCATAATCTCCAAGAGCACTCGATTGTTTTGGTGCGCGGAGGTCGTGTGAAAGATCTCCCCGGCGTTCGGTATCATATTATTCGAGGAACGCTCGACACGGCGGGGGTCGCAAAGAGACGTAAGAGTCGCTCGAAGTATGGAGCGAAGAGTGAAGGAAAGAAGGTCTAAAAACTATGTCAAGAAAATCATCATCAGAGAGAAGAGATGTCTCCCCGGATCCAAGATATAAGGACAAGCTTATCGGGAAATTGGTCAATAAGATGATGTTGGACGGGAAGAAATCAGTGGCTGAGAAGATTATTTATCGAGCATTTGATTCTGTGAACGAAAAGGCCAAAGACGATCCTTTAAAAATTTTCAAGGAGGCCCTCGAGAATATCAAGCCGGTTATGGAGGTAAGATCGCGGCGTGTCGGTGGTGCGACTTACCAGGTCCCTATGGAAGTGAGACCAGAGAGGCGGATTGCCTTAGGGCTTCGCTGGCTTCTTCTGAGCGCTCGGGAACGTGGTGAAAAGTCGATGGAGGACAAGTTGTGTGCGGAAATTCTTGAAGCACGTGTGGGAAAAGGGAATGCGGTGAAGAAGAGAGATGAGGTTCATAGAATGGCAGAGGCGAATCGAGCCTTCTCTCATTATCGTTGGTAAGGGAAATTTATGGCCACTGAAGGATATTTATTAGAAAAGACTCGGAACATCGGCATCATCGCTCATATCGATGCTGGCAAAACGACGTTTACCGAGCGTATTCTTTTCTATACAGGCGTGACGCATAAGATGGGTGAAGTCCATGATGGAGCGGCCCAGATGGACTGGATGCCTCAGGAACAGGAGAGAGGTATTACCATTACCTCCGCGGCAACGACCTGTTTTTGGAAAAATTACCGCATTAACATTATTGATACGCCAG
The window above is part of the Deltaproteobacteria bacterium genome. Proteins encoded here:
- a CDS encoding 30S ribosomal protein S12, which translates into the protein MPTINQLVRFERQKVEKKTGAPALMQSPQRRGVCVRVYTTTPKKPNSALRKVARVRLTNGMEVSAYIPGEGHNLQEHSIVLVRGGRVKDLPGVRYHIIRGTLDTAGVAKRRKSRSKYGAKSEGKKV
- the rpsG gene encoding 30S ribosomal protein S7, which gives rise to MSRKSSSERRDVSPDPRYKDKLIGKLVNKMMLDGKKSVAEKIIYRAFDSVNEKAKDDPLKIFKEALENIKPVMEVRSRRVGGATYQVPMEVRPERRIALGLRWLLLSARERGEKSMEDKLCAEILEARVGKGNAVKKRDEVHRMAEANRAFSHYRW